In Budorcas taxicolor isolate Tak-1 chromosome 16, Takin1.1, whole genome shotgun sequence, the following are encoded in one genomic region:
- the LOC128061218 gene encoding LOW QUALITY PROTEIN: ras-related protein Rap-1A-like (The sequence of the model RefSeq protein was modified relative to this genomic sequence to represent the inferred CDS: deleted 1 base in 1 codon): MREYKLVVVVLGSGGMGKSALTVQFVQGIFVEKYDPTIEDSYRKQVEVDCQQCMLEILDTAGTEQFTAMRDLYMKNGQGFALVYSITAQSTFNDLQDLREQILRVKDTEDVPMILVGNKCDLEDERVVGKEQGQNLARQWCNCAFLESSAKSKINVNEIFYDLVRQINRKPPVEKKKPKKKSCLLL; the protein is encoded by the exons ATGCGTGAGTACAAGCTAGTGGTC GTGGTCCTTGGTTCAGGAGGCATGGGGAAGTCTGCTCTGACAGTTCAATTTGTTCAGGGAATTTTCGTTGAAAAATATGACCCAACGATAGAAGATTCCTACAGAAAGCAAGTTGAAGTAGACTGCCAACAGTGTATGCTCGAAATCCTGGATACAGCAGGAACAGAGCAATTTACAGCAATGAGGGATTTGTATATGAAGAATGGCCAAGGGTTTGCACTAGTATATTCTATTACCGCTCAGTCCACGTTTAATGACTTACAAGACCTGAGGGAACAGATTTTGCGAGTTAAGGACACAGAAGATGTTCCAATGATTTTGGTTGGCAATAAATGTGACCTGGAAGACGAGCGAGTAGTTGGCAAAGAACAGGGTCAGAATTTAGCAAGACAGTGGTGTAACTGTGCCTTTTTAGAATCTTCTGCAAAGTCAAAGATCAAcgttaatgagatattttatgaCCTGGTCAGACAGATAAATAGAAAACCACCAGTGGAAAAGAAGAAGCCTAAAAAGAAATCATGTCTGCTGCTTTAG